One window of Rhizobium leguminosarum genomic DNA carries:
- a CDS encoding ABC transporter substrate-binding protein: protein MTLRTFLLGACSALAFAGMASAETLTIATVNNGDMIRMQKLTDDFKAKNPGIDLEWVTLEENVLRQKVTTDIATKGGQYDVLTIGTYEVPIWAKQGWLLPLENLGANYDVDDLLPAIRSGLTTDGKLYAAPFYGESSMVMYRKDLFDAAGLKMPDAPSWDFVADAARKITDKDKEIYGICLRGKAGWGENMAFLTAMSNSFGARWFDEKWKPQFDQPEWKDTLDFYVKLMKDAGPPGASSNGFNENLALFQTGKCGMWIDATVAASFVADPKQSQVADKVGFALAPDKGLGKRGNWLWAWSLAIPAGSQKVEAAEKFVAWATSKDYTNLVAEKEGWLNAPPGTRTSLYSNADYQKAASFAKTTIDSINSADPTKPTVKPVPYVGVQFVAIPEFQGIGTAVGQQFSAALAGQLSVDQALQAAQQLATREMTKAGYIK, encoded by the coding sequence ATGACATTGAGAACTTTTCTGCTGGGCGCCTGCTCAGCACTGGCGTTTGCCGGTATGGCCTCGGCCGAGACGCTGACAATCGCAACCGTGAACAACGGCGACATGATCCGGATGCAGAAGCTGACGGATGATTTCAAGGCGAAGAATCCCGGCATCGACCTTGAATGGGTCACCCTCGAAGAAAACGTACTGCGCCAGAAGGTCACGACCGATATCGCGACCAAGGGCGGCCAGTACGACGTTCTGACGATCGGCACCTACGAAGTTCCGATCTGGGCAAAACAGGGCTGGCTGCTGCCGCTCGAAAACCTCGGCGCCAATTACGACGTCGACGACCTGCTGCCGGCGATCCGTAGCGGCCTGACCACGGACGGCAAGCTCTATGCTGCGCCGTTCTACGGCGAAAGCTCGATGGTCATGTACCGCAAGGACCTGTTCGACGCCGCCGGCCTGAAGATGCCCGACGCCCCGAGCTGGGACTTCGTTGCCGACGCTGCCCGCAAGATCACCGACAAGGACAAGGAAATCTACGGCATCTGCCTGCGCGGCAAGGCCGGCTGGGGCGAGAACATGGCCTTCCTGACGGCCATGTCCAATTCCTTCGGCGCACGCTGGTTCGATGAAAAGTGGAAGCCGCAGTTCGATCAGCCCGAGTGGAAGGACACGCTCGACTTCTACGTCAAGCTGATGAAGGATGCCGGCCCTCCGGGTGCGTCTTCCAACGGCTTCAACGAGAACCTGGCGCTCTTCCAGACCGGCAAGTGCGGCATGTGGATCGACGCAACGGTTGCCGCTTCCTTCGTCGCCGATCCGAAGCAGTCGCAGGTCGCCGACAAGGTCGGCTTCGCGCTCGCCCCGGACAAGGGCCTCGGCAAGCGTGGCAACTGGCTCTGGGCCTGGAGCCTTGCCATCCCGGCAGGTTCGCAGAAGGTCGAAGCCGCTGAGAAGTTCGTCGCCTGGGCAACGAGCAAGGACTACACCAACCTCGTCGCCGAGAAGGAAGGTTGGCTGAACGCACCTCCGGGCACCCGCACCTCGCTCTACTCGAATGCGGACTATCAGAAGGCGGCTTCATTCGCCAAGACGACGATCGACTCGATCAACTCGGCCGATCCGACCAAGCCGACCGTCAAGCCGGTCCCCTATGTCGGCGTCCAGTTCGTGGCGATCCCGGAATTCCAGGGTATCGGTACGGCAGTGGGCCAGCAGTTCTCCGCAGCGCTTGCCGGCCAGCTTTCGGTCGACCAGGCCCTGCAGGCCGCCCAGCAGCTGGCCACTCGCGAAATGACCAAGGCCGGCTACATCAAATAA
- a CDS encoding sugar-binding transcriptional regulator, translating to MAKRSETPARLDDAARAGWLYYVAGRTQDEIAATMGISRQSAQRLVSLAVAERLIKVRLDHPIAACLELASQLRRKFGLKHVEVVPSDSGSSATVGIAEAAAAEIERWLKRAEPIVLAVGTGRTLKAAVDQLPAIECPHHRIVSLTGNIAPDGSAAYYNVIFSMADAVKARHYPMPLPVLVTSAEERELLHGQQLVRSTLDISAQADVTFVGIGELGIDGPLCVDGFLEKDEMMELMRGGAVGEICGWIFDVDGGLLDNPINERVASAPIPSRDASMVIGLAKGKRKFKAIRAAVVGHQINALITDEETAEFLLRN from the coding sequence ATGGCAAAAAGATCCGAGACCCCTGCACGGCTCGACGATGCGGCGCGTGCCGGCTGGCTCTATTACGTCGCCGGGCGCACGCAGGATGAAATCGCCGCTACGATGGGGATCTCCCGGCAATCGGCGCAGCGGCTGGTGTCGCTGGCGGTTGCCGAGCGTCTGATCAAGGTGCGGCTCGATCATCCGATCGCCGCCTGCCTGGAACTCGCCAGTCAACTGCGGCGGAAATTCGGACTGAAGCATGTGGAGGTGGTGCCGAGCGATTCCGGGTCCTCGGCGACGGTCGGCATTGCCGAGGCGGCCGCGGCCGAGATCGAGCGGTGGCTGAAACGGGCCGAGCCGATCGTGCTCGCCGTCGGTACCGGCCGGACGCTGAAGGCGGCCGTCGACCAGCTTCCGGCGATCGAATGTCCCCATCACCGTATCGTCTCGCTGACCGGCAATATCGCCCCGGACGGATCGGCGGCTTACTACAACGTCATCTTCAGCATGGCTGATGCCGTAAAGGCGCGGCACTATCCGATGCCGTTGCCGGTGCTCGTCACCTCTGCTGAGGAGCGGGAGCTGCTGCATGGCCAGCAACTGGTGCGCTCGACGCTTGACATCAGCGCGCAAGCCGACGTCACCTTCGTCGGCATCGGTGAACTCGGCATCGACGGGCCGCTTTGCGTCGACGGTTTTCTCGAGAAGGACGAGATGATGGAGCTGATGCGCGGGGGAGCGGTCGGCGAGATCTGCGGCTGGATCTTTGACGTCGACGGCGGGTTGCTCGACAACCCGATCAACGAGCGCGTCGCGTCGGCGCCGATCCCGTCCCGCGACGCGTCGATGGTCATTGGGCTGGCCAAGGGCAAGCGCAAGTTCAAGGCGATCAGGGCCGCCGTCGTCGGTCATCAAATCAACGCTCTGATTACCGACGAAGAGACTGCTGAGTTTTTGCTCAGGAATTGA
- a CDS encoding carbohydrate ABC transporter permease → MATLHTRSAARLMIAPSVLLLFAWMIVPLAMTIYFSLLNYNLLSPGMESFVGFLNYEYFLSDPAFVAALINTLLLVAGVLLITVIGGIAFALLLDQPMYGQGIVRILVIAPFFVMPTVAALVWKNMFMNPVNGLFAHLAKALGLQPIDWLANAPLLSVILIVAWQWLPFATLIMLTALQSLDEEQKEASEMDGAGPISKFIYIILPHMARAITVVILIQTIFLLSVFAEILVTTNGGPGTDSTNLTYLVYAQALLQFDIGGASAGGIVAVVLANIVAIFLVRLVGKNLEA, encoded by the coding sequence ATGGCAACCTTGCATACTCGCTCCGCAGCGCGCCTGATGATTGCGCCCTCCGTGCTGCTCCTCTTTGCATGGATGATCGTCCCGCTCGCGATGACGATCTATTTTTCGCTGCTGAACTACAATCTGCTCAGCCCCGGCATGGAGAGCTTCGTCGGCTTTCTGAACTACGAATATTTCCTGTCCGATCCGGCCTTCGTCGCCGCGCTGATCAATACGCTGCTGCTCGTCGCCGGCGTTCTGTTGATCACCGTCATCGGCGGCATCGCCTTTGCGCTGCTGCTCGACCAGCCGATGTACGGCCAGGGTATCGTGCGCATCCTGGTGATTGCGCCGTTCTTCGTCATGCCGACTGTGGCCGCGCTGGTGTGGAAGAACATGTTCATGAACCCGGTCAACGGCCTCTTTGCGCATCTTGCCAAGGCCCTCGGCCTGCAGCCGATCGACTGGCTGGCGAATGCGCCGCTGCTCTCGGTCATTCTCATCGTTGCCTGGCAGTGGCTGCCCTTTGCGACGCTTATCATGCTGACGGCGCTGCAGTCGCTCGACGAGGAGCAGAAGGAAGCCTCCGAAATGGACGGCGCCGGGCCGATCTCGAAATTCATCTACATCATCCTGCCGCACATGGCCCGCGCCATCACCGTGGTGATCCTGATCCAGACGATCTTCCTGCTTTCGGTCTTCGCCGAAATCCTCGTCACCACCAATGGCGGGCCGGGCACTGACAGCACCAACCTCACCTATCTCGTCTATGCCCAGGCGCTGTTGCAGTTCGATATCGGCGGCGCTTCGGCGGGCGGCATCGTCGCGGTGGTGCTTGCCAATATCGTAGCGATCTTCCTCGTCCGCCTCGTCGGCAAGAATCTGGAGGCTTGA
- a CDS encoding ROK family protein: MIISFDIGGSAIKGGIARSETDIVPLGRRPTPKDDFAAFVATLRAIITETGEAPSRIALSIAGVVDPDTQRLICANIPCIHDRTLATDLEAELGLPALIANDADCFAIAEAGLGAGRGHRIVFGAILGTGVGGGLVADGRLVNEAGGFAGEWGHGPIIASAAGNPPVAIPAYACGCGQKRCVDTVGGARGLERLHKTLHDLDLSSEEIIAQWQHGEEKATRTIDVYVDLVASPLALTINITGATIVPVGGGLSNVAPLLAELDQAVRARILRKFDRPLVVRSQCRIEPGLIGAALLGLKADVVA, from the coding sequence ATGATCATTTCATTCGACATCGGCGGCTCCGCCATCAAGGGCGGCATCGCCCGCTCCGAGACGGACATCGTCCCCCTCGGCCGCCGCCCGACCCCGAAAGATGATTTCGCCGCTTTCGTCGCGACCTTGCGCGCCATCATCACTGAAACCGGTGAAGCGCCGAGCCGCATTGCGCTGTCCATCGCCGGCGTCGTTGATCCCGATACGCAGCGGCTGATCTGCGCCAACATTCCCTGCATCCATGACCGCACGCTGGCCACCGATCTCGAAGCCGAACTTGGCCTGCCGGCGCTGATCGCCAACGACGCCGACTGTTTCGCGATTGCCGAAGCCGGCCTCGGCGCCGGTCGCGGCCACCGCATCGTCTTCGGCGCCATCCTTGGCACCGGCGTCGGCGGCGGCCTGGTTGCCGACGGCCGCCTCGTCAATGAGGCCGGCGGTTTTGCCGGCGAATGGGGTCACGGGCCGATCATCGCATCCGCGGCCGGCAATCCGCCTGTCGCCATTCCCGCCTATGCCTGCGGCTGCGGCCAGAAGCGCTGCGTCGACACCGTCGGCGGCGCCCGTGGCCTGGAGCGCCTGCACAAGACGCTGCATGATCTCGACCTTTCGAGCGAAGAAATCATCGCTCAATGGCAACATGGTGAGGAGAAGGCGACACGGACGATCGACGTCTATGTCGATCTCGTCGCCTCGCCCCTGGCGCTGACGATCAACATCACCGGCGCCACCATCGTGCCGGTCGGTGGTGGGCTGTCCAATGTCGCGCCGCTGCTTGCCGAGCTCGATCAGGCCGTGCGCGCCCGCATCCTGCGCAAGTTCGACCGGCCGCTGGTGGTGCGCAGCCAGTGCCGTATCGAACCCGGCCTGATCGGCGCAGCACTGCTAGGATTGAAGGCGGACGTGGTGGCTTAG
- a CDS encoding exopolysaccharide biosynthesis protein, whose protein sequence is MRQLAADRSRERISIGDLFQTMGDRAISALMLIFALPNAFPTPPGTSAVLGAPLVFLAAQLTFGLKPWLPRIIADRSIRREDFETIVGRIHHWLAWAERMLKPRLAIFAEPPAEYLAGAACLLLSIVLLLPVPLGNILPAVTISVFAFGILGRDGLFALIGFVMTAVSLVVAGGVIYGLVKAAIYLVMQWFA, encoded by the coding sequence CTGCGTCAGCTGGCCGCCGACCGGAGCCGGGAGCGGATTTCGATCGGCGACCTGTTCCAGACGATGGGCGACAGGGCGATCAGCGCGTTGATGCTGATCTTCGCGCTGCCGAACGCTTTTCCCACGCCGCCCGGCACTTCGGCAGTGCTCGGCGCTCCGCTCGTCTTCCTGGCCGCGCAGTTGACCTTTGGGCTGAAACCCTGGCTTCCGAGGATAATTGCCGACCGTTCGATACGGCGGGAGGATTTCGAGACCATTGTCGGCCGCATCCACCACTGGCTCGCCTGGGCGGAGCGCATGCTGAAGCCAAGGCTGGCGATCTTTGCCGAGCCGCCGGCGGAGTATCTCGCTGGAGCCGCATGCCTGCTGCTGTCGATCGTGCTGCTGCTGCCGGTTCCGCTCGGCAATATTCTGCCGGCGGTCACGATCTCGGTCTTCGCTTTCGGCATATTGGGCCGTGACGGGCTCTTCGCGCTGATCGGTTTCGTGATGACGGCGGTGTCGCTGGTCGTTGCCGGCGGCGTGATTTACGGTCTCGTGAAGGCGGCGATCTATCTCGTCATGCAATGGTTTGCCTGA
- a CDS encoding carbohydrate ABC transporter permease, whose product MARKVTTRRKVIITAIAWTLGILIFFPILWTVLTSFKSEADAIASPPQFLFFHWTTENYAEVQSRSNYLSHFMNSVIISFGSTLIGLIIAIPAAWAMAFAPTKRTKDMLMWMLSTKMMPPVGALIPIYLLFRNSGLLDTRTGLVVVLTLINLPIIVWMLYTYFREIPGEILEAARMDGASLMKEIVYVLTPMAVPGIASTLLLNIILAWNEAFWTLNLTASKAAPLTAFIASYSSPEGLFYAKLSAASTMAIAPILILGWFSQKQLVRGLTFGAVK is encoded by the coding sequence ATGGCCAGAAAAGTCACCACCCGGCGCAAGGTCATCATAACCGCGATCGCCTGGACGCTCGGCATCCTGATCTTCTTCCCGATCCTCTGGACGGTCCTGACCAGCTTCAAGTCGGAAGCCGACGCCATCGCCTCGCCGCCGCAGTTTCTGTTCTTCCACTGGACGACAGAAAACTATGCGGAGGTGCAAAGCCGGTCGAACTATCTCAGCCACTTCATGAACTCGGTGATCATTTCCTTCGGCTCGACGCTGATCGGCCTGATCATCGCGATCCCGGCCGCCTGGGCGATGGCGTTTGCGCCGACCAAGCGGACCAAGGACATGCTGATGTGGATGCTGTCGACCAAGATGATGCCGCCTGTGGGCGCGCTGATCCCGATCTATCTGCTGTTCCGCAATTCGGGCCTGCTCGACACACGCACCGGCCTGGTGGTCGTGCTGACGCTGATCAACCTGCCGATCATCGTCTGGATGCTCTACACCTATTTCAGGGAAATTCCAGGCGAGATCCTCGAAGCGGCCCGCATGGACGGGGCCTCGCTGATGAAGGAGATCGTCTACGTGCTGACGCCGATGGCGGTGCCCGGCATCGCCTCGACGCTGCTTTTGAACATCATCCTTGCCTGGAACGAGGCGTTCTGGACGCTCAACCTCACCGCCTCGAAGGCGGCACCGCTGACGGCCTTCATCGCTTCCTACTCCAGCCCGGAAGGCCTGTTCTACGCCAAGCTCTCGGCGGCTTCGACGATGGCGATCGCGCCGATCCTGATCCTCGGCTGGTTCAGCCAGAAACAACTCGTCCGCGGCCTGACCTTCGGCGCAGTGAAATAA
- a CDS encoding beta-N-acetylhexosaminidase, with amino-acid sequence MADYRLDASWSPIEDSFGRLTITLFNLSTEPLSGFSLAYVSATWVADTYVCDGARLTRQVANFHEFLPPDGLSVPPGGRWRFTIEGLASEPKHRTDGIKSAHLTLMDGRHVPVTFGDLMLEGRDGGVAPPLLPPGRIEEPYALLPWPLSLGLKAGDLPVVLYPVERTRPDAIKSLALVLALCQRLYPADSAPFALGAVKGGRAIRFVTESSIAAFAYELRFSSHEIVLSSADPAGRRYGLISLAQLLHGARADRERFQFPNFGTIADQPRHDWRGCHLDVSGRFYPMADVMRLIDILAWNKLNIFHWHLTDDEAWRLEIKAYPALTEIGARRGLDEVLAPQYGDGSEVHAGHYTQDDVRRIVAHAASLGVEVVPEIDIPGHSAAALSSLPDLVDRQEADDSYRSPQGYANNTLNPAVEFTYEFLGKVFDEMVPLFPGEYFHIGGDEVASGAWLSSPLCQALMEREKLAGTAALQSYFLKRIQGMLSERGKKLAGWNEVSHGGGVDRDGTLLMAWETPDVGIELVQAGYDVVMTPGQAYYLDMAQAEAWSEPGASWAGFTPPERTYCYEAEGELPEGLRGKMRGIQACIWSGNIASRAHFNRLVFPRLPAIAEAAWTPLARKDWDRFAAIVRMWPVL; translated from the coding sequence ATGGCCGATTATCGTCTGGACGCGAGCTGGAGCCCGATCGAGGACAGTTTCGGACGCTTGACCATCACGCTCTTCAATCTTTCGACCGAGCCGCTTTCCGGCTTCTCGCTTGCCTATGTGTCGGCGACGTGGGTTGCCGACACATATGTCTGCGACGGTGCCAGATTGACGCGACAGGTTGCGAATTTTCATGAGTTCCTGCCGCCCGACGGGCTGAGCGTTCCCCCGGGCGGGCGTTGGCGGTTCACCATCGAAGGGCTGGCCAGCGAACCGAAACATAGGACAGATGGTATCAAATCTGCCCATCTGACGCTTATGGACGGCCGTCACGTTCCGGTCACTTTCGGCGATCTCATGCTCGAAGGCCGGGACGGCGGTGTGGCGCCGCCGCTTCTGCCGCCGGGCCGGATCGAGGAGCCCTATGCGCTGCTGCCCTGGCCGCTGTCGCTCGGGCTGAAGGCGGGAGACTTGCCGGTCGTTCTCTATCCCGTTGAACGGACCCGGCCCGATGCGATCAAGTCTCTCGCCCTGGTTCTCGCGCTTTGCCAGCGGCTCTATCCGGCCGACAGCGCGCCGTTCGCGCTCGGTGCCGTCAAAGGCGGGCGCGCCATTCGTTTCGTCACCGAATCGTCGATCGCCGCCTTCGCTTACGAACTGCGGTTCTCCTCGCATGAGATCGTGCTTTCGAGCGCGGACCCAGCGGGGCGGCGATATGGGTTGATCAGCCTGGCGCAATTGCTGCACGGCGCCCGCGCCGATCGCGAGCGCTTCCAATTTCCCAATTTTGGCACGATCGCCGACCAGCCGCGCCATGACTGGCGCGGCTGCCATCTCGATGTGTCGGGGCGGTTTTATCCGATGGCGGACGTCATGCGGCTGATCGATATCCTGGCGTGGAACAAACTCAATATTTTCCACTGGCACCTTACCGATGACGAAGCCTGGCGGTTGGAGATCAAGGCCTATCCCGCGCTGACGGAAATCGGCGCACGGCGTGGGCTCGACGAAGTGCTGGCGCCGCAGTACGGCGACGGGTCGGAAGTGCACGCCGGCCACTACACGCAGGACGACGTCAGGCGGATCGTTGCGCATGCCGCATCGCTTGGTGTCGAGGTGGTGCCGGAAATCGATATTCCCGGCCACAGCGCCGCAGCGCTTTCCTCATTGCCCGATCTCGTCGATCGGCAGGAGGCTGATGATAGTTACCGCTCGCCGCAGGGTTATGCCAACAATACCCTCAATCCGGCGGTCGAATTCACTTACGAATTCCTCGGCAAGGTGTTCGACGAAATGGTGCCGCTGTTTCCCGGCGAGTATTTTCATATCGGCGGTGACGAGGTGGCGTCCGGCGCCTGGCTTTCCTCGCCACTCTGCCAGGCGCTGATGGAGCGGGAGAAACTGGCCGGCACCGCCGCGCTGCAATCCTATTTCCTCAAGCGCATCCAGGGCATGCTGTCGGAGCGCGGCAAGAAGCTCGCCGGCTGGAATGAGGTCTCGCACGGCGGCGGCGTCGATCGCGACGGCACGCTGCTGATGGCCTGGGAAACGCCCGACGTCGGCATCGAACTGGTGCAGGCAGGCTACGACGTGGTTATGACGCCGGGACAGGCCTATTATCTCGACATGGCGCAGGCGGAAGCCTGGTCCGAGCCCGGCGCAAGCTGGGCGGGCTTCACGCCGCCGGAGCGGACCTATTGTTACGAGGCCGAGGGCGAGTTGCCGGAGGGGCTGAGGGGGAAGATGCGCGGCATCCAGGCCTGTATCTGGAGCGGCAACATCGCCTCGCGCGCGCATTTCAACCGGCTGGTCTTCCCGCGCCTTCCGGCAATCGCCGAGGCGGCCTGGACGCCTTTGGCGCGCAAGGACTGGGATCGGTTCGCAGCGATCGTGCGGATGTGGCCGGTGCTTTAG
- a CDS encoding ABC transporter ATP-binding protein encodes MGSITLQKVSKVFGEAKVIPSIDLDIRDGEFVVFVGPSGCGKSTLLRLIAGLEDVSGGKIVIDGRDATEKAPSERGLAMVFQSYALYPHMSVRNNIAFPLKMAGIDKAEIDRKVTDAARVLNLTDYLERKPRQLSGGQRQRVAIGRAIVRQPSAFLFDEPLSNLDAALRVNMRLEISELHQQLKTTMVYVTHDQVEAMTMADKIVVLNRGNIEQVGSPLELYSRPRNLFVAGFIGSPKMNFINGQNAAQLGAHTIGIRPEHMLLSMESGDWKGRVVVAEHLGSDTFLHIDAEGIGMMTARGSGDFAAKAGDIVYLTPDRSRIHKFNEGGLAI; translated from the coding sequence ATGGGCAGCATTACCCTTCAGAAGGTTTCCAAGGTCTTCGGCGAAGCCAAGGTCATCCCTTCGATCGATCTCGACATCAGGGACGGCGAGTTCGTCGTCTTCGTCGGCCCGTCGGGCTGCGGCAAGTCCACGCTGCTCAGGCTGATCGCCGGTCTCGAGGACGTCTCCGGCGGCAAGATCGTCATCGACGGCCGGGACGCCACCGAAAAGGCGCCGTCGGAACGCGGCCTTGCCATGGTGTTCCAGTCTTATGCGCTTTATCCGCATATGAGCGTGCGCAACAACATCGCCTTCCCGCTGAAGATGGCGGGCATCGACAAGGCGGAGATCGACCGCAAGGTGACGGATGCGGCCCGCGTGCTCAATCTCACCGACTATCTGGAGCGCAAGCCGCGTCAGCTTTCCGGCGGCCAGCGCCAGCGCGTCGCGATCGGCCGCGCCATCGTGCGCCAGCCTTCAGCCTTCCTGTTCGACGAACCGCTGTCGAACCTTGATGCGGCATTGCGTGTCAACATGCGTCTCGAGATCAGCGAACTGCATCAACAGCTGAAGACGACGATGGTCTACGTCACCCACGACCAGGTCGAGGCGATGACCATGGCCGACAAGATCGTTGTGCTGAACAGGGGCAATATCGAGCAGGTCGGCTCGCCGCTCGAGCTTTACAGCCGTCCGCGCAACCTCTTCGTCGCCGGTTTCATCGGCTCGCCGAAGATGAATTTCATCAACGGCCAGAACGCGGCTCAGCTGGGCGCCCATACGATCGGCATCCGACCCGAACATATGTTGTTGTCGATGGAGAGCGGCGACTGGAAGGGCAGGGTCGTGGTCGCCGAACATCTTGGCTCCGACACCTTCCTGCATATCGATGCCGAGGGCATCGGCATGATGACGGCGCGCGGCAGCGGCGATTTTGCGGCCAAAGCCGGAGACATAGTCTATCTGACGCCGGATCGTTCGCGTATTCACAAATTCAACGAGGGCGGCCTTGCCATCTGA